The following are encoded in a window of Bradyrhizobium sp. WBOS07 genomic DNA:
- a CDS encoding DUF2336 domain-containing protein, translating into MSTAGLSIIDEVESAIRAGSPEKGLATARRVTDLFLTSAGSFDDEQIALFDDVLDRLIGTIELRALADMGARIALAEISAQLAPVAQAPPSVIRRLAGNDEIRIAGPVLQESARLDDSELVKIASAKGEPHLLAIAGRWWLKEIVTDALLARRYPSVSRRIAANPGARVSGSGFALMVAQAEADPELAVSVGVRVDLPSELRRRLLRSATDAVRARLLSRAPPHLFEEIQSAIAAIAVGVEREMSGVRDFEGAKRAVAGLKATGQLNEATLLGFARQRRYEETAAALAALSGSTVEVIRPLMQSLRDDGLLVPCKAAQLSWETAIAVLESRFATGAMKPADLARAQAHYARMTAEDAKRTLRFWQVRAS; encoded by the coding sequence ATGTCCACGGCCGGGCTATCGATCATCGACGAGGTCGAATCCGCGATTCGCGCCGGCTCGCCGGAGAAGGGCCTGGCAACGGCCCGCCGGGTCACCGACCTGTTCCTCACCTCCGCCGGCAGTTTCGACGACGAGCAGATCGCGCTGTTCGACGACGTGCTCGATCGCCTGATCGGCACCATCGAGCTGCGCGCGCTCGCCGACATGGGCGCACGCATCGCGCTCGCCGAGATCAGCGCGCAGCTGGCGCCGGTCGCGCAGGCGCCGCCTTCCGTGATCCGCCGCCTCGCCGGCAACGACGAGATCCGCATCGCCGGTCCCGTACTGCAGGAATCCGCCCGCCTCGACGACAGCGAACTGGTGAAGATCGCATCAGCCAAGGGCGAGCCGCATCTGCTCGCGATCGCCGGCCGCTGGTGGCTGAAGGAGATCGTCACCGACGCGCTGCTGGCGCGCCGCTATCCCAGTGTCAGCCGCAGGATCGCCGCCAATCCCGGCGCGCGCGTCTCCGGGAGCGGATTCGCGCTCATGGTCGCCCAAGCCGAGGCGGATCCTGAGCTTGCCGTCAGCGTCGGCGTCCGCGTCGACCTGCCCTCGGAGCTGCGCCGCCGATTGCTGCGCTCGGCCACCGATGCCGTGCGCGCCCGCCTGTTGTCGCGCGCACCGCCACATCTGTTCGAGGAGATCCAGAGCGCGATCGCCGCCATAGCCGTCGGCGTCGAGCGCGAGATGTCGGGTGTTCGCGATTTCGAAGGCGCCAAGCGCGCCGTCGCAGGCCTCAAAGCCACCGGCCAGCTCAACGAGGCGACGCTGCTCGGCTTCGCCAGGCAGCGGCGTTACGAGGAGACCGCCGCCGCCCTGGCCGCCTTGTCCGGCTCGACCGTCGAGGTGATCCGTCCACTGATGCAGAGCCTGCGCGACGACGGCCTCCTGGTGCCGTGCAAGGCCGCCCAGCTCAGCTGGGAAACCGCCATCGCCGTGCTCGAAAGTCGCTTCGCCACCGGCGCGATGAAGCCCGCGGACCTCGCGCGAGCGCAAGCGCATTATGCGCGGATGACGGCGGAGGATGCCAAGCGGACGCTGCGGTTCTGGCAGGTGCGGGCGTCGTAA
- the ccmD gene encoding heme exporter protein CcmD, with amino-acid sequence MMMSLGPYASFIVTSYAAAAFVVAILIGWIALDYRNQTQRLRELEERGITRRSGRSATDLR; translated from the coding sequence ATGATGATGTCGCTCGGTCCCTATGCATCCTTCATCGTGACGTCCTATGCGGCGGCGGCGTTCGTGGTCGCGATCCTGATCGGCTGGATCGCGCTCGATTATCGCAATCAGACCCAGCGCCTGCGCGAGCTGGAGGAGCGCGGCATCACGCGCCGGTCCGGCCGCAGTGCGACGGACCTGCGATGA
- a CDS encoding RluA family pseudouridine synthase, which produces MLDVPQLTADEILSRVLHRDGLMLVIDKPAGLPVHRGPKGGPNLEDSFDALRFGLPRPPVLAHRLDKDTSGCLVLGRHRKATASLGLLFKHGKIGKTYWTVVEGGPTDDEGTIDMPLGRLNAERGWWQKPDPEGQKAVTNWKVMGRGDGFTWLAMEPVTGRTHQLRVHSSATGWPIFGDNIYGNGPRFGEPKLHLHSREIVVPISRNKEPVRVVAPAPAHMHEKLRACGWNGE; this is translated from the coding sequence TTGCTCGATGTTCCCCAATTGACGGCTGACGAGATCTTGAGCCGCGTGCTCCATCGCGACGGCCTGATGCTGGTCATCGACAAGCCGGCCGGCCTGCCGGTGCATCGCGGCCCCAAGGGCGGTCCCAATCTGGAGGATTCCTTCGACGCGCTGCGCTTCGGCCTGCCGCGCCCGCCGGTGCTGGCCCACCGGCTGGACAAGGACACCTCCGGCTGCCTCGTGCTCGGCCGCCATCGCAAGGCGACCGCCTCGCTCGGCCTCCTCTTCAAGCACGGCAAGATCGGCAAGACCTACTGGACCGTGGTCGAGGGCGGCCCCACTGACGACGAAGGCACCATCGACATGCCGCTGGGACGGCTCAATGCCGAGCGCGGCTGGTGGCAGAAGCCCGATCCGGAAGGCCAGAAGGCCGTCACGAATTGGAAAGTGATGGGCCGCGGCGACGGCTTCACCTGGCTCGCCATGGAACCAGTGACGGGACGGACCCATCAATTGCGGGTGCATTCGTCGGCCACCGGCTGGCCGATCTTCGGCGACAACATTTACGGCAACGGCCCGCGCTTCGGCGAGCCGAAGCTGCACCTGCATTCCCGCGAGATCGTGGTGCCGATCTCCCGGAACAAGGAGCCGGTCCGCGTCGTGGCGCCGGCGCCGGCGCACATGCACGAGAAGCTGAGGGCTTGCGGCTGGAACGGGGAGTAG
- a CDS encoding thioredoxin family protein, whose protein sequence is MTAMTASHLSRWSGALWSGALGICAIVAVIRPAEAEPRAVVELFTSQGCSSCPPADQIIGDLSKDPSIIALSMPIDYWDYLGWKDTLADSRFSARQRAYSRMRGDREVYTPQVVVNGSTHVVGNDRAGIENAIGKATKGTGVMSVPVTMSLAGKQINVSVAASNEPAVSRGEVWICSIAKSVPIAITRGENRGQQVTYHNVVRNLLKVGDWTGRPESWTVPIENLTRDGVDGAVVYVQDGSRERPGPMLGAAYTSLH, encoded by the coding sequence ATGACAGCAATGACGGCTTCTCATCTTTCGCGTTGGTCTGGTGCGCTCTGGTCGGGAGCTCTCGGCATCTGTGCCATCGTCGCCGTTATCCGGCCCGCCGAGGCTGAACCCCGTGCCGTCGTCGAACTGTTCACCTCGCAGGGCTGCTCGTCCTGCCCGCCCGCCGACCAGATCATCGGCGATCTTTCGAAAGACCCGTCGATCATCGCGCTGAGCATGCCGATCGATTATTGGGACTATCTGGGCTGGAAGGACACGCTGGCGGATTCGCGTTTCTCGGCGCGGCAGCGCGCCTATTCGCGCATGCGTGGCGACCGCGAGGTCTACACCCCGCAGGTCGTGGTCAACGGCTCCACCCATGTCGTCGGAAACGATCGTGCCGGCATCGAGAATGCGATCGGCAAGGCCACCAAGGGTACGGGCGTGATGAGCGTGCCGGTGACCATGTCGCTCGCGGGCAAGCAGATCAACGTCTCGGTCGCCGCGAGCAACGAGCCGGCCGTCTCGCGCGGCGAGGTCTGGATCTGCTCGATCGCCAAGTCGGTGCCGATCGCGATCACCCGCGGCGAGAATCGCGGGCAGCAGGTCACCTATCACAACGTGGTGCGCAACCTGCTCAAGGTCGGCGACTGGACCGGGCGTCCGGAAAGCTGGACGGTGCCGATCGAGAACCTCACGCGCGACGGCGTCGATGGCGCTGTGGTCTACGTCCAGGACGGCAGCCGCGAACGACCGGGCCCGATGCTGGGCGCGGCGTACACGTCGCTGCATTGA
- a CDS encoding septation protein A — protein sequence MDKTQPHPLFKLATELGPLLVFFFVNAKFNLFAATGAFMVAIAIAMVASYVVTRHIPIMAIVTGVIVLVFGTLTLVLHDETFIKLKPTIIYGLFAAILGGGLLFGRSFIAVMFDQVFNLTPQGWRILTLRWALFFAGMAVLNEIIWRTQSTDFWVNFKVFGVTPLTMIFAIAQMPLTKRYHLEPVSLERSEAEAGDISKG from the coding sequence ATGGACAAGACCCAGCCGCATCCGCTGTTCAAGCTGGCGACCGAGCTCGGTCCGCTGCTCGTGTTCTTCTTCGTCAACGCGAAGTTCAACCTGTTCGCCGCGACCGGGGCCTTCATGGTGGCGATCGCAATCGCGATGGTCGCGTCCTACGTAGTGACGCGCCACATTCCGATCATGGCGATCGTGACGGGCGTGATCGTGCTGGTGTTCGGCACGCTCACCCTGGTGCTGCACGACGAGACCTTCATCAAGCTCAAGCCGACCATCATTTACGGCCTGTTCGCGGCGATCCTCGGCGGCGGCCTGTTGTTCGGCCGCTCCTTCATCGCCGTGATGTTCGACCAGGTGTTCAACCTGACGCCGCAGGGCTGGCGCATCCTCACGCTGCGCTGGGCGCTGTTCTTCGCCGGCATGGCGGTGCTGAACGAGATCATCTGGCGCACCCAGAGCACGGACTTCTGGGTGAACTTCAAGGTGTTCGGCGTCACCCCGCTGACCATGATCTTCGCCATCGCCCAGATGCCGCTGACGAAACGCTACCATCTCGAGCCGGTGTCGCTGGAGAGGAGCGAGGCCGAGGCGGGGGACATCAGCAAGGGCTGA
- the acnA gene encoding aconitate hydratase AcnA, whose translation MTSLDSFKCKKTLKVGAKTYVYYSLPTAEKNGLKGISKLPYSMKVLLENLLRNEDGRSVKKEDIVAVSKWLRKKSLEHEIAFRPARVLMQDFTGVPAVVDLAAMRNAMQKLGGDAEKINPLVPVDLVIDHSVIVNFFGDNKAFGKNVTEEYKQNQERYEFLKWGQKAFSNFSVVPPGTGICHQVNLEYLAQTVWTKKEKMTVGKKTGTFEVAYPDSLVGTDSHTTMVNGLAVLGWGVGGIEAEACMLGQPLSMLLPNVVGFKLKGALKEGVTATDLVLTVTQMLRKLGVVGKFVEFFGPGLDHLSVADKATIANMAPEYGATCGFFPVDAAALDYLKTSGRASARVALVQAYAKAQGLFRTAKSPDPVFTETLTLDLGDVVPSMAGPKRPEGRIALPTVAEGFSLALGSEYKKAEEPTKRFPVEGKNFDIGHGDVVIAAITSCTNTSNPSVLIGAGLLARNAAAKGLKAKPWVKTSLAPGSQVVAEYLANSGLQPYLDKVGFNLVGFGCTTCIGNSGPLPEEISKSINDNGVVAAAVLSGNRNFEGRVSPDVQANYLASPPLVVAYALAGSVTKNLATEPLGEGKDGKPVYLKDIWPTTKEINAFMKKFVTASIFKKKYADVFKGDTNWRKIKTVESETYRWNMSSTYVQNPPYFDGMKKEPEPVTDIVEARILAMFGDKITTDHISPAGSIKLTSPAGKYLSEHQVRPADFNQYGTRRGNHEVMMRGTFANIRIKNFMLKGADGNIPEGGLTKHWPDGEQMSIYDAAMKYQEEKVPLVVFAGAEYGNGSSRDWAAKGTRLLGVRAVICQSFERIHRSNLVGMGVLPLTFEEGTSWSSLGLKGDEKVTLRGLVGDLKPRQKLTAEIVSGDGSLQRVSLLCRIDTLDELDYYRNGGILHYVLRKLAA comes from the coding sequence ATGACCTCGCTCGACAGCTTCAAATGCAAAAAGACCCTCAAGGTCGGCGCCAAGACCTACGTCTATTACAGCCTGCCCACGGCCGAGAAGAATGGTCTGAAGGGAATTTCCAAACTCCCCTATTCGATGAAGGTGCTGCTCGAGAACCTGCTGCGCAACGAGGACGGCCGTTCGGTCAAGAAAGAGGACATCGTCGCCGTCTCCAAATGGCTGCGCAAGAAGTCGCTGGAACATGAGATCGCGTTCCGCCCGGCGCGCGTGCTGATGCAGGACTTCACCGGCGTGCCGGCGGTGGTCGACCTCGCCGCGATGCGCAACGCGATGCAGAAGCTCGGCGGCGATGCCGAGAAGATCAATCCCCTGGTGCCGGTCGACCTCGTCATCGACCATTCCGTGATCGTGAACTTCTTCGGCGACAACAAGGCCTTCGGCAAGAACGTCACCGAGGAATACAAGCAGAACCAGGAGCGCTACGAGTTCCTGAAGTGGGGCCAGAAGGCGTTCTCGAACTTCTCGGTGGTGCCGCCCGGCACCGGCATCTGCCACCAGGTCAACCTGGAATACCTGGCCCAGACGGTCTGGACCAAGAAGGAGAAGATGACGGTCGGCAAGAAGACCGGCACCTTCGAGGTCGCCTATCCCGATTCGCTCGTGGGCACCGATTCCCACACCACCATGGTCAACGGCCTGGCCGTGCTCGGCTGGGGCGTCGGCGGCATCGAGGCGGAAGCCTGCATGCTCGGCCAGCCGCTGTCGATGCTGCTGCCCAACGTCGTCGGCTTCAAGCTGAAGGGCGCGCTGAAGGAAGGCGTCACCGCCACCGACCTCGTGCTGACCGTGACGCAGATGCTGCGCAAGCTCGGCGTGGTCGGCAAGTTCGTCGAGTTCTTCGGCCCCGGTCTCGACCACCTCTCCGTCGCCGACAAGGCCACCATCGCCAACATGGCGCCTGAATACGGCGCGACCTGCGGCTTCTTCCCCGTGGACGCCGCCGCGCTCGACTATCTCAAGACCTCCGGCCGTGCCTCGGCGCGCGTTGCGCTGGTGCAGGCCTATGCCAAGGCGCAGGGCCTGTTCCGCACCGCCAAGTCGCCCGATCCGGTGTTCACGGAAACGCTGACCCTCGACCTCGGCGACGTCGTGCCGTCGATGGCCGGCCCGAAGCGCCCCGAAGGCCGCATCGCGCTGCCGACCGTCGCGGAGGGCTTCTCGCTTGCGCTCGGCAGCGAGTACAAGAAGGCCGAGGAGCCCACCAAGCGCTTCCCGGTCGAAGGCAAGAACTTCGACATCGGCCATGGCGACGTCGTGATCGCCGCGATCACCTCCTGCACCAACACCTCAAATCCGAGCGTCCTGATCGGCGCCGGCCTGCTGGCGCGCAACGCCGCGGCGAAGGGCCTCAAGGCCAAGCCGTGGGTGAAGACCTCGCTCGCCCCGGGCAGCCAGGTGGTCGCCGAATATCTCGCCAATTCCGGCCTGCAGCCCTATCTCGACAAGGTCGGCTTCAACCTGGTCGGCTTCGGCTGCACCACCTGCATCGGCAATTCCGGTCCGCTGCCTGAAGAGATCTCGAAATCGATCAACGACAACGGTGTGGTCGCGGCCGCCGTGCTCTCCGGCAACCGCAACTTCGAAGGCCGCGTCTCGCCGGACGTGCAGGCGAACTACCTGGCCTCGCCGCCGCTGGTCGTTGCCTATGCGCTCGCCGGCAGCGTCACCAAGAACCTCGCCACCGAGCCGCTCGGCGAGGGCAAGGACGGCAAGCCGGTGTACCTGAAGGACATCTGGCCGACGACCAAGGAGATCAACGCCTTCATGAAGAAGTTCGTGACCGCGTCGATCTTCAAGAAGAAGTACGCCGACGTGTTCAAGGGCGACACCAACTGGCGCAAGATCAAGACGGTCGAGAGCGAGACCTATCGCTGGAACATGTCTTCGACCTACGTGCAGAACCCGCCCTATTTCGACGGCATGAAGAAGGAGCCGGAGCCGGTCACCGATATCGTCGAGGCGCGCATCCTCGCCATGTTCGGCGACAAGATCACCACCGACCACATCTCGCCGGCCGGTTCGATCAAGCTCACCTCGCCCGCGGGCAAGTATCTCAGCGAGCACCAGGTGCGTCCTGCCGACTTCAACCAGTACGGCACGCGCCGCGGCAACCACGAAGTGATGATGCGTGGCACCTTCGCCAACATCCGCATCAAGAACTTCATGCTGAAGGGCGCCGACGGCAACATTCCGGAAGGCGGCCTCACCAAGCACTGGCCCGACGGCGAGCAGATGTCGATCTATGACGCCGCGATGAAGTACCAGGAAGAGAAGGTGCCGCTGGTGGTGTTCGCCGGTGCCGAATACGGCAACGGCTCCTCGCGCGACTGGGCGGCCAAGGGCACGCGCCTGCTCGGCGTGCGCGCCGTGATCTGCCAGAGCTTCGAGCGCATCCATCGCTCCAACCTCGTCGGTATGGGCGTGCTGCCGCTGACCTTCGAGGAAGGCACCTCCTGGTCCTCGCTCGGCCTGAAGGGCGACGAGAAGGTCACGCTGCGCGGCCTCGTCGGCGACCTCAAGCCGCGCCAGAAGCTGACCGCGGAGATCGTCTCCGGCGACGGCTCGTTGCAGCGCGTTTCGCTGCTCTGCCGCATCGATACGCTGGACGAGCTCGACTACTACCGCAACGGCGGTATCCTGCACTACGTGCTGCGCAAGCTCGCGGCGTAA
- the ccmA gene encoding heme ABC exporter ATP-binding protein CcmA, translating to MRLSGQGVACVRGGRQVFAGLDFAAVSGEAVAVVGRNGSGKTSLLRLIAGLLVPAGGQIALAGGDAELTLPEQCHYLGHRDALKPALSVAENLTFWADFLGGERGDAAATLATVGLDHATHLPAGFLSAGQRRRLSLARLLTVRRPVWLLDEPTNALDVAGQDMFGGLMREHLSRGGLIVAATHAPLGIESRELRIGGAA from the coding sequence ATGCGGCTCTCCGGACAGGGAGTTGCCTGCGTGCGGGGCGGCCGCCAGGTGTTTGCCGGGCTCGATTTCGCCGCGGTCTCCGGCGAGGCCGTGGCGGTGGTCGGCCGCAACGGCTCGGGCAAGACCTCGCTGCTGCGGCTGATCGCGGGCCTGCTGGTGCCGGCGGGCGGCCAGATCGCGCTCGCGGGCGGCGATGCCGAGCTGACGCTGCCCGAGCAGTGCCATTATCTCGGCCATCGCGATGCCCTGAAGCCGGCCCTCAGCGTGGCGGAGAACCTGACCTTTTGGGCTGATTTCCTGGGCGGCGAGCGCGGTGACGCCGCCGCGACCCTCGCCACCGTCGGGCTCGACCATGCCACCCATCTGCCTGCGGGCTTCCTCTCGGCGGGCCAGCGCCGCCGGCTGTCGCTGGCCCGCCTGCTGACCGTCCGCCGCCCGGTCTGGCTGCTGGACGAGCCCACCAATGCGCTAGACGTTGCCGGCCAGGACATGTTTGGCGGCCTGATGCGCGAGCACCTGTCGCGCGGCGGCCTCATCGTCGCGGCGACCCATGCCCCGCTCGGGATCGAATCGCGGGAGCTGCGGATCGGGGGTGCGGCGTGA
- the ccmB gene encoding heme exporter protein CcmB translates to MTALSALIRRDIRIALRVGGGALIGVLFFLTVVVLMPFAVGPDLALLSRLGPAILWLGALLASLLTLDRLFMADHEDGSLDLITMSRTPLELACAAKALAHWLAAGLPLIVATPVLGLLLNLDMVATGAVALTLLAGTPALTFTGMIGAALAVTLHRGGLLMAVLVLPLSIPVLIFGVAASQAVIVGPMTFGAPFSILCALSLVSLVIGPFAAAASLRHGLD, encoded by the coding sequence ATGACCGCCCTGTCTGCCCTCATTCGCCGGGACATCCGGATCGCGCTCCGCGTCGGCGGCGGGGCGCTGATCGGGGTGCTGTTCTTCCTGACCGTGGTGGTGCTGATGCCGTTCGCGGTCGGGCCGGATCTGGCGCTGCTGTCGCGGCTGGGGCCGGCCATCCTCTGGCTCGGCGCGCTGCTGGCGAGCCTGCTGACCCTGGACCGGCTGTTCATGGCCGACCACGAGGACGGCTCGCTCGACCTGATCACGATGAGCCGGACCCCGCTGGAACTCGCCTGCGCCGCCAAGGCGCTGGCGCATTGGCTGGCGGCGGGCCTGCCGCTGATTGTCGCAACCCCCGTGCTCGGCCTGCTGCTCAACCTCGACATGGTCGCGACCGGGGCGGTGGCGCTGACGCTGCTGGCGGGCACCCCGGCGCTGACGTTCACCGGCATGATCGGCGCGGCGCTGGCGGTCACGCTGCACCGCGGCGGCCTGCTGATGGCGGTGCTGGTGCTGCCGCTGTCGATTCCGGTGCTGATTTTCGGGGTTGCGGCCTCGCAGGCCGTGATCGTCGGCCCGATGACGTTCGGCGCGCCGTTCTCGATCCTGTGCGCGCTGTCGCTGGTCAGCCTCGTGATCGGTCCCTTCGCAGCTGCAGCGAGCCTGCGCCACGGGCTCGATTGA
- the ftsY gene encoding signal recognition particle-docking protein FtsY yields MNDTTSETPKLSWWRRLSNGLKRTSSSLGTAVADLVTKRKLDRAMLDDIEDVLLRADLGTSVAVRIADAVGTGRYDKAISTDEVKDVVATEVEKVLAPVAKPLVIDAARKPFVILVVGVNGSGKTTTIGKLSQKFASEGRKVMLAAGDTFRAAAIEQLKVWGERTKTPVIAGAQGSDSASLAFNALTAAREQNIDVLLIDTAGRLQNKAELMNELEKVVRVIRKVDDTAPHAVLLVLDATVGQNALSQVEAFHRTAGVTGLVMTKLDGTARGGILVALAEKFKLPVHFIGVGEGVDDLAPFTARDFARAIAGIES; encoded by the coding sequence ATGAACGATACCACCTCCGAGACCCCCAAGCTGAGCTGGTGGCGCCGCCTGTCCAACGGGCTGAAGCGCACCTCGTCCTCGCTCGGGACCGCGGTCGCCGACCTCGTCACCAAGCGCAAGCTCGACCGCGCCATGCTCGACGACATCGAGGACGTGCTGCTGCGCGCCGATCTCGGCACCTCCGTCGCGGTGCGCATTGCGGATGCGGTCGGCACCGGCCGCTACGACAAGGCGATCTCGACGGACGAGGTCAAGGACGTCGTCGCCACCGAGGTCGAGAAGGTGCTGGCGCCGGTGGCGAAGCCCCTCGTGATCGATGCGGCCAGGAAGCCTTTCGTCATCCTCGTGGTCGGCGTCAACGGCTCCGGCAAGACCACCACGATCGGCAAGCTCTCGCAAAAATTCGCCTCCGAAGGCCGCAAGGTGATGCTCGCCGCCGGCGACACGTTTCGCGCGGCGGCGATCGAGCAGCTCAAGGTCTGGGGCGAGCGCACGAAGACGCCCGTCATCGCGGGCGCGCAGGGCTCGGATTCCGCAAGCCTCGCCTTCAACGCGCTGACGGCGGCCAGGGAGCAGAACATCGACGTGCTGCTGATCGACACCGCCGGGCGTCTGCAGAACAAGGCCGAGCTGATGAACGAGCTCGAAAAGGTCGTGCGCGTCATCCGCAAGGTGGATGACACTGCGCCGCATGCCGTGCTGCTGGTGCTGGACGCCACCGTCGGCCAGAATGCGCTGTCGCAGGTCGAGGCGTTCCATCGCACCGCCGGGGTCACCGGCCTCGTGATGACCAAGCTCGACGGCACCGCGCGCGGCGGCATCCTGGTGGCGCTCGCCGAGAAGTTCAAGCTGCCGGTGCATTTCATCGGCGTCGGCGAAGGCGTCGACGATCTCGCGCCCTTCACCGCGCGTGATTTCGCCCGCGCCATCGCCGGAATCGAGTCATAG
- a CDS encoding heme ABC transporter permease, producing the protein MSLIDLANPTRFLALTARVLPWLAAATVVLLAIGLYQAALAPDDYQQGATVKIMFIHVPNAWLSMFVWGVMSIASLGTLVWRHPLADVAAKAAAPIGAAFTFLALLTGSLWGRPMWGTYWEWDARLTSVLILFLMYLGLMALWRAVDDPSRAARAAAVLTLVGALNLPIIKFSVDWWNTLHQPASVMRMGGSALDKSFLIPLLVMAVAFTLLFVTLHLAAMRNEILRRRVRSLQMMQASRVAFSSEMGAGSHGQNANEVGAA; encoded by the coding sequence ATGTCACTGATCGACCTCGCCAACCCCACGCGGTTCCTCGCGCTGACAGCGCGGGTCCTGCCGTGGCTCGCGGCCGCGACCGTCGTCCTGCTCGCGATCGGTCTCTATCAAGCCGCGCTCGCGCCCGACGACTACCAGCAGGGCGCGACGGTGAAGATCATGTTCATCCACGTGCCCAACGCCTGGCTGTCGATGTTCGTCTGGGGCGTCATGAGCATCGCCTCGCTGGGCACGCTGGTGTGGCGGCATCCGCTCGCCGACGTCGCCGCCAAGGCGGCTGCTCCGATCGGCGCCGCCTTCACCTTCCTGGCGCTGCTTACCGGCTCGCTGTGGGGCCGGCCGATGTGGGGCACCTATTGGGAATGGGATGCGCGGCTGACCTCGGTGCTGATCCTGTTCCTGATGTATCTCGGCCTGATGGCGCTGTGGCGCGCGGTCGACGATCCCTCGCGCGCGGCACGCGCCGCCGCGGTGCTGACCCTGGTCGGCGCGCTCAATCTGCCGATCATCAAATTCTCGGTCGACTGGTGGAACACGCTGCACCAGCCGGCCTCGGTGATGCGCATGGGCGGATCGGCCCTCGACAAATCGTTCCTGATTCCGCTGCTGGTGATGGCGGTCGCGTTCACGCTGCTGTTCGTGACGCTGCATCTGGCGGCGATGCGCAACGAGATCCTGCGCCGCCGGGTCCGCTCCCTGCAGATGATGCAGGCGAGCCGCGTCGCATTCTCGAGCGAGATGGGCGCCGGCTCGCACGGGCAAAATGCGAACGAAGTCGGGGCCGCATGA
- a CDS encoding DsbE family thiol:disulfide interchange protein — MSDQPASAAPQRRTFLMVLPLIAFIGLALLFWFRLGSGDISRIPSALIGRPAPQTILPELAGLQDNGAQVPGLDPAAFKGKVSLVNVWASWCVPCHDEAPLLTELAKDKRFQLVGINYKDAADNARRFLGRYGNPFSRVGVDANGRASIEWGVYGVPETFVVGPEGTIVYKLVGPITPDNLRTVLMPQMEKALKAGS, encoded by the coding sequence ATGAGCGATCAACCCGCCTCCGCGGCGCCGCAGCGCCGCACCTTCCTGATGGTGCTGCCGCTGATCGCCTTCATCGGCCTTGCGCTGCTGTTCTGGTTCCGGCTCGGCAGCGGCGATATCTCACGGATTCCTTCGGCGCTGATCGGCCGTCCGGCGCCGCAGACCATTTTGCCTGAGCTCGCGGGATTGCAGGACAACGGCGCGCAGGTGCCGGGCCTCGATCCCGCCGCGTTCAAGGGCAAGGTCAGCCTCGTCAATGTGTGGGCGTCCTGGTGCGTGCCGTGCCACGACGAGGCGCCGCTGCTGACCGAGCTCGCCAAGGACAAACGCTTCCAGCTGGTCGGCATCAATTACAAAGACGCCGCCGACAACGCGCGCCGCTTCCTCGGCCGCTACGGCAACCCGTTCAGCCGTGTCGGCGTCGACGCCAACGGCCGCGCCTCGATCGAATGGGGCGTCTACGGCGTGCCGGAGACATTCGTCGTCGGCCCCGAGGGCACCATCGTCTACAAGCTGGTCGGCCCGATCACGCCGGACAATCTGCGGACGGTGCTGATGCCGCAGATGGAGAAGGCGTTGAAGGCCGGCTCGTAA